The Helicoverpa armigera isolate CAAS_96S chromosome 21, ASM3070526v1, whole genome shotgun sequence sequence TATGACAGAAATCCACTGGTATCACGTATCAACAGCTGAAAACGAGCTAGGAGTTGTCATAGCCACAGCAGAGGGCTCTCCCAAGGAATCAGTATGGTACCAATAAGCTGGTCAGAAATGCAGTGCCCTAAAACACTAGTGAAAGAACCTAGAAAAGTGGCTAGAGTTATTCCAGAGAATATTAATCAAGCACTGTTTCCAGTCAAGGATAACGCAACTAGTGAATTAGAAAttgataaagataaataataaatgaataatcgTTGTTATGtattttccattatttattaaaattaaaccctTGTAGTACGTTTAGTATTTAAGTAATCTGAAAATGTTTTCTGAACGAATAATATAGTGTCAAACGTTCTTGACAGTTTGTGATTGAAATGAACAGCTGGTGAAAATAGTGCATGAAAGAGGCAGTGTTCAATGTTAGTCGAATCGAAATTCGTTAATCGACTAAtcagtaacattattttttcacatcgagtcaaatttttttttttgaaatcaaCCATTTGTTATGTGGACAGTTTAATTGTGTCTTATCCtgatccaataaaaaaaattatacatcaaaATTACAGATTTTCAATCATGTAGATAATTATCTCGTTTCGTTTTGAGTATACtctaaacaaaaccaaaaacacatttttgtactttaataaGCAGTGGAACTTCGCATCTATATTAACTACGTATCAACGTATGTATATCTATTTGCTAACATGATGTACGATTAGTTGTGAAAATGGTATAAAATCGACTAAAACTCGTCACGTCAATCAGATGTAGTATATACTAATTGCTGTACATCATTACTTATCACCTACTAGGGACACGGTATCGAAGCAAAAGTATCGATACCGTACTCATGAGTAGAATCGATAACAAAGTATCGTACTCATTAAAGTATCGAAACAAAAGTATCGATACTTCAAGGTATCGAGTACTTTTTTAGATCATTTGCTAGGTCAATATCAGTCAGTAAATAATGTCAGTTTTACTTCAGTTCAGCAggacataaaaaacaaatggtATTGGTACACAAATTTAATAGAATAATAGAAAAATGGAATGAATGAAACAAATCGAAAATGTAGCAATAGGAaacaatattaagttatttgaggtatactaaaaactagcagtGTCCcactgtttcacccgcgtagtAGATTAAAGATCCCATTCCTCCTCCGTAGTCACTTAAAAATAGAGGTTTGTTGAGCCTTTTTGGAGATAAGCGGTTTCGAATTTTTGTGATGGTACTTCCTGCTTTAGAAAATAATCGTTCTGAAGGTACTGACGTCGCAGGGACTGATATTATATTCATTCTCGTGccaattatataattttgggaATACTACTTTCATATATTCCCATTGTTTTAAGGGATCTACTGAAAGTGGCGAAACCTGTGCCGATAAGTAGTAGCTTAATTCATCCTTCATTTCAGGCTGTGATGAAGATGAAGAacttgctttattattttgttttttagtgtGTGCCAACTTCTTATGGTGGCTCCAGAAATCAAATGTCGCTTCTTTTTTTAAGACAGAATgtcttaaaaagttttcaacgAGTGAGCTAAAAGGcgctttaaatataaatatataataaattcttCATTCGATACGATACCTGGGAAAAAGTACTTATTGAGTAAAAGTATCGAATGTAAAGTATCGAGTACAAAAGTATCGGTATCGAACTGGAATGTACTCGATACCACAAAGCATCGATACTTTTTTCGTGTCCCTATCACCTACTTGTCTCGTTgtgtcattcattcattcaggTGATGAGAAACGGACCATAGctttttatggaaaaaataaatcacaaaaagataaaaatttgCTCATAAGTAATACCGTATCATTCCAGTGTTTACTCAAATCTATATGTTCAGTGCAATGAGGTCACCATTAGCAGTTATCAGAAAGTAAACTGAGTTTGTCCATGGCAAACAATTTGTGTTGGATATAGTGAAATATCGTTAGTGTTTAAGAGTTGTTGTTACGACAAAGTCGTGTTAGAAGAGCCTTAAGATGAAGTTCGCGGAGCACTTGAGTGCACACATTACGCCCGAGTGGCGTAAACAATACATAAACTATGAGGCAAGTATTATTGTAGTCTATAAAATAGATAAGGACATTGCTATTTACGTTCTACCTGACTGATATCTACCCGCTAGTCATAAAGTTTAGTCTGAAAAATGCCACAAGtctgattttttatattaattttagttgaatacttatttattaatttaactttttcaattattttataacttaaactTAAGTTGCTTTTACAAGACCATGTTCGGTTAACCAAAGTTATGGTTGAACATAAATGTAACCTAGAGATGCAGTTTGAAACAGGGTCAAGGAGtgatacttataaaaataaatgacatgCCCTTGACTAATATTAAATCTAGACAGCTGCTTTCTTCATGTTAATTACAGTTAAACAAATAACTCATTACAAAGAGATTCATGGATAGTCAAATACATGTAGGTTTTACTTTGTTGCTGATAAGTTAACTTAGTAATAGAATATTCAATAACTTATAGTTCATCTTTTTTACTGCCTGTTTCTAAACAAAATAGTTGGTGTATGGACAGTTTTCCATTTAAGATTATGGGTTCTCGTTAAAGTGAACTTGTAGAACTTTTATGTGAaatcgttttttaattttaattgtaaaaatattaatgtaatagtgtaaatatggaaattaaataaaacaaataatagtacTTGATATAAAAGTTTCctacaattaataaatagaCTCCATAGAATGGTAGAGAACGCTGAAGGCGTTAAGTCAGCCCTTGTTCATTGTGCAAAAACATCCTAATTTATCCTACTGCTGTTCGCAGTTTCACATTTATCCAACGGGAACTTCTCCGCataaaaattcatcaaaattggATCAGCTGTTACTTCAGTACATACAAAATCATCaagcacaaataaaattttagcaCACACATGACATAAAAGGctctaatttcaaaatttcatttGTACAACTCTAATTTTTGAGAAGGTCAAGTTTATAGTGATTTAGTAAGCCTTGAGTAAGATGCTAATCagcatatttatatataaatcaTGTAACTGAAGCATGGCTTGACATTGTTAGTGAAATATGATGATGCAGGATGAGTAAGCTGGATTCTTTGATTgatgttttgaataaatatattaggATCTAAACTTGATATGTTTGCTCTACTTTTTTGCATGTATGGagttgaaatatttcaaatttttcACTCTAGAAATGAAGTCCCGTTCTTTAAATAggatgataaaatataaaattacatgttGTAGGAAAAATCtgtttgtttttatcaaaagcatagcctttaaatataattatcagGGCTGGTTTTTCCACTTAGCTATAAAGTTCTTGAGAGGATGACGATGATTAAAATTTCTCCCCCATCTGCACCTTGGTGTAGTCCTGACCATTTCTAGAAACAAAGATAGATAAGTCATTAATTCAAAGTAAGCTATTTGCAAAAGACAATCCCAATAGGCGTGTTAAAAACGACTTCACCTTCCACCATTTAATAGTGTCTGTTGCTCCCCATTCTCCCCAATAGATTGTTAAAAGCCAACATAAATTAGGTTTGCTACCCTTCTCTTTAACtaacatattaatataatacaattaCTATCAGGAGATGAAGGCGATGCTATACACAGCGGTGGAGGAGGCGCCATCAGCTGAGAACGTGGAGCCGGAAGTCCTCTCCCGCCATTTTGCCAACTTCGACGAAACATTCTTCCATTACTGTGATCAGGAACTTAAGAAAATCAACACATTCTATTCAGGTAAGAATTAGACGTAATATTTCAGATACGGACTAAAAAGCGTTTATAATACTGTCTATGagcgttttcacactagcggattttatCGCGCGGTTCAAGAATTGCATAAACCAGTAGTTGTTCATTAATGTGATCGAGCCCGTATGATCTGCGCCGAAAATCTGCTATTCTGAATGCGCTTTATAAGTAACCAAACTTTTCATCGGAACATGATGAGCTATTCTACTGTGacagtacaaaataaaccttttcTCATTTGTAATAAACTTGGAATCTAGATTGAATTCATAGTAATACTCATCAATTATAGTAGAAATGGATAATTTCATTCTCAAGAATTGCCAGATTATATTAATGATATTCTGATTACAAAATAACGACCCCGCCTCTCATTGTTTTTTTCTGTAGATGACCTCAAATTATTACCATGTATAATCCACTCCAATAACATCCAaacgtgtaggtacctactacaataACATTTCATTGTGCTTTGCCATATCTAAGCCGACCAATCAGTCAACAGTCCATAGctaggtacttacatacttCTAACAACAAAATAACCCCTAGAACAATTTCAGAAAAACTCGCGGAGGCCACTAGAAAATTCGCCACACTACAGAGCGAGCTAAAATCACATTTCGAAACAATCAAACCCAAAGCCAGTGGCGACGGCAAAAAAGCAATACCACGGCGAAAAGTACAGGAATTGAAACTGGCCTTTAGTGAATTTTACTTAAGTCTCATACTTCTACAGAACTATCAGAATTTAAACTACACCGgattcagaaaaatattgaaaaagcaCGATAAGGTAAGGTTTTGTTTGATAAGGTTTTTATCTGGTTATTTATAGGGGATAATCCTAAGTATACGGTGGGCAGATGATACCGGCAATCGTTGACTAATATTTGTTCCcacaatttggtttattattagaATAGTTTATTGGCTTTACATTGCATAATTATGTACAGGaacattttcttaataaatcgTCATTTAGGTATTTCTGGATAATGATACATAGATACTTATGTGGTTTGCCAACAAACTGAAAGTCGTTCTAATACGAGGACGATGGTTTTCCCAATATTTTTCCTACTAGACCAATAACCCACcataataaatagaaatagcTAATCACAAAACCACAGAGGTTTCCTCTAAACTATAATGACTTTGCTAGAATTCCGATACACGGCTAAGATATGTATAATATAGGTGCGATCATTTTGCAAAGAAGTAAGCGTATTCTATGAGATCAAGTTCAAGAATTTGatctcataaaataaatacgctTACGAAGGTGAATTTACCTGGCTGACTAGATTTTATTTACACtaacatgatattattatattcttgcCTTGAATATCCACTAGCATTAAAGGCCATTTAGATTTTACGACATATTCATTCATAGATTATGTGCCAGCAATATTATGCATATTGCTATGAGATAGGTCCCTATGTCGCTATAGTTGTAGTTGCTAACACGTCACACTAGCGGACTATCATGGCTTTTCCGCGTGTTTACGCACGGCAACCGGGAACCTAAACTATTGACAGCTACCGTTTGAGCCCcgaaaaatccgctagtgtgaatgCGCTTTAAGAtccatatttttcttatatataaCCTACTGAAGAAGTTAAGAGTTCTCCTTTTAATCACAACTTGTTATCCAATCCTAATAACGCCTATTTTAGTTTTCCATCCCCCTAAAAAGAGATACTAAAAATAACTAGTTAAGGGTAGACGTTCTTCTCAAATATATATCCTTTGGTATGGAGGATCTCTTTATAGATACCAAGAGATCCTCAAAAAGGGCTTAAGTCATCCCCGCATTCCCAAAATATGTGCCACCCGTCCCAAAATTactcaaaaaaacaaatatccaaTTAACAAACAGTCTTTCGCAGTTACTAAACGTAAGCAATGGCGCACAATGGCGAGCGGAACACGTCGAGACATCCCATTTCTACACGAATAAGGACATCGACAGACTGATCTCTGACACAGAGGCTACGGTCACCAATGACCTGGAGGGAGGGGACAGACAGAAGGCCATGAAGAAGTTGAGAGTGCCCCCTTTAGGGGAGCAACAGAGTCCGTGGACGACGTTCAAAGTGGGACTGTTTTCCGGGTCCTTTATTGTGCTTTTTATCACTGTTGTGTTGTCTGGTAAGTtccttttttctataaaattgctagcttaaaaacataaaaaatagaagCATACAAAGTcacttaggcccaagttcaccgacaatataaacgtccgtttttctaaaaataaccgtttactttgaaagttaataattaatatttgtagtagtgttttaaaaaaactggcGTTTATGTGGTTGGTGATCGCATCTTAGGCCTTTAAGCACTTACTAAAGTCAAACGTATCAGGTACGAATTAATTAAGACTAGCCAGTggtattttgttgttaagttTGCTCTAAACTTGAAATCGGCGCAAGATTTTCAATTATAATCTCCCTAAAGAAGGCTTCGGTGCATAAATTTCCTCTACATGTGCCTTTTATCAATGATtctataaaaaacacaaaaaaagatCGATTGCTGATATTGTGTCGCGTGCACTTTCCTACCCGGaacaatgtattatttattttatcttaaagaTAAAAACTCGGATACCCAGTCAATACACGTCATATTATTGTTTCGAAGATGTTTTCACGAAAATATTATCGCAAATAACGGGTAGCTCTGTCTtatctacaataatattattaagctgaagagtttgtttgtttttgaatgCACTAATTGACTAATCCCAGCAACTACTgggccaatttgaaaaataatttcagtgttagaaagcccatttatcgaagaaggttaTGACTACTTATTAGCCTGGTGTGCGAAGTATTTCCCATGGCATTCGGGTGCAACTACGTGGCGGAAGCTAATCTAATTTAACATAAATTTCTTGATTCTTatgaaaactaacaaaaaaattaacatttcataGAATTATTCTGATTCAATTAAGTACAtacgtgattattatttttacctagAGGATAATAAATGAGTAATTTCATTACAACATAGATACATAATGAATAAATgtccatatttgttattaaggtgattaattaggtaattaatattgtaactaATTGATTAATTCTGATTGATTGACAGATAGTTTTAATGATATCAGTTAATATCTAACTTTAATccgtttaaaatatgtatttaattctcgTTGAATAAATCAAAGTATTGATAACtttgatgaatgacaaaaaAAAGCAGAAAAACATGTGGTCATCTTTATTTTGCATATACTCTTCTAAAGTTAAAGCTATAGCTGCATGTAAAGtcaaaaataggtttttttttaaataaggctaacttaatattttttttcaagtcaAATTACATTGGACAGCTTTCCCAAAAACCTTTTCACTGCTCTCTAGACTCTCGTGCTATGGCTGAGAAGAAGAAACACACAGAGCACAGAGATTAATTCAGAACTTTAATCGTAAAACTGAAACTGAATTTCCATACATATGTAAGGTAGTAAAAATGTAGATATGACCTTCACACATAAGACTATATATACCTACCACCATTCTCAGTTTCCTTAATACACCTATAAATCTATGTCCTGCGTACAATATATTACACAATACCTAACACTTATCTCTGCTATCGTAAGATTCCGTAATATTTCACAAAGATATACACACAAATCTCTTTCACAAACAATTTTGTTGAATCAACTTATCTGAGCTGACCAAAGGATCTTATGCAAATGTGGAAAGATAAAGATAGGAGGATTATCTTTATCTGTCCTTACCTTTggcaataatgttttttttcccCTTCAAGATTGTGTAAAGGTGATCTCacttgttttaaagttatttattgtacATTGGTTATATTTATGGGGCTTATAAAATTATCAGGGTATTGcttgttagttttataaaaaacgaaaaaataatgaagtaagCGAACAGGTAATAAATGTCAAAAACCTGCTTATTTTGAtcaatcaagttatttttagatgaaGGGTCTCTCTTTAAATTAAACGAACAAAAACATACCCTAAGTATGATACTCAAACTTTTCATGTTGCTTAGATTTGCAGTGCATCAATtacaaatcaataaatatcttGTCAATAATGATTTATCTAGTATATCGAAAAAAATACCTTTcaatacataacaaaaaattCTTTACATACCAACAtatcataataaatacttaatgatGATTAACTCATAGATCTGTCACAATCAATCAAAGCTTTGTATAAGGGGAATCCCCTACGTGGGGTATTAGTTGACCAATAACCGGCCATTGACCGTGATTGAACGATAATTGTCCTTTTTTATATTGTGAGCGAAGACTGGTTCTTAACCGCGATTGAGGAAATGAAACGGCGAGTATTTCGAATAGGTTAAAGTGGGCAATGTATGGAGGAATAATGCCTTTTCTAGTCATGGAGaattcgattttattttagtgatttttacTACTCATGTCCCAAAAGAACTACTCATTATCATTACCACGTAATACAGtacttcctcgataaatgtcTAAATTACTTGAAGAAATTCAAATTGGTCCAGCACTCAACAgctcctaagattagcgcgttcgaGCAAAaaacatactcttcagctttatacaAATACAGCTACAAATTACTACACACACCGGCACAATTAGaggaacacaaaaaaaatacagttttattttaaaataatagcttTTAATGCAAGTTTTTCACTTAATTCGAGCTTGTTTACATGGTACACGTATGACACAACTAAAACTAGgagtaaacattaataaaattggtaaaaatacagtaaaataacaaataatgagaatcttaaaattttctaaacaattgtaaaaattaaattagtgggggaaatcttaaaaaaaaacttaattaataccTTGTATTGCCCCCGCGGGCTCTAATTAATGCTTGAATGCGTCTGCCCATACTCATGATGACATTCGCGATCATTCCTTGGGGTAAGTTGACCCACTCTTCGACCAGCGCCAACTTTAGCTCTTCAACATTCCTGGGAGGTGGAATTTTCACTCTTACCCTTCGCCCAATCATGTCCCAGACATGCTCTATTGGATTCATGTCTGGTGATCGTGCTGGCCAGTTCATTTGGGTAATTCCGATTTCGCTGAGGTAGTCGGTAACCACGCGTGCAGTATGGGGCCGTGCATTATCGTGCATAAACACAAAATTTTCGCCAATGAATGGGGCAAAAGGCATTACATGGGGTTCTAAGATCTCTGTAATGTATCGATGTGCAGTCAGAGAACCTCCATCGATGATGACTAAAGCCGTGCGTGCTGACAAAGTAATGCCACCCCATACCATAACGGACCCTCCACCGTATGACACCGTTTCGGTGAAATTAGCTTGATGGTAGCGTTCTCCTCGATGCCTCCACATCCTTTCCCTTCCGTCGATGAAATTGACACAAAATCGGCTTTCATCAGAGAATAAAACATGACTCCATTCTTCAGACCAATTTTGGTGTTGACGAGCAAACGCTAGTCTTGCAACTCGATGGCATACCTCAAGCTTGGGCGCTTTAGCTGGCACGTATGACTTTAAACCGGCATCATTTAACCGTCTTCTTACTGTTCGTTCACTAATATGCACATTACGCACTTCTTCTAAAAGATTTCGGGTCTGAACTGCAGTTTGACGACGATTTCTCAAAGTTTGCACCCTTATAAAACGGTCATCTACGGCACTGGTTGCACGATTTCTGCCTTGTCCCCGCCTCCGCACGTAAGACCCCGTCTGCCTGTACCGTTTAACATTACGGTGGATCACAGATACGGACACACCCAACCTTCGACTCACTGAACGGTATGTGTGACCTTCCTCGATCATTGTCACAGCTCTGGCGACATCAGTTGCGGGCAAATCACTCATTTTCGATGCAATACAATGTTAATTCTCCAAGTAACAACAACAAAGTGAGCTAGGGCCACCATTGACTGCATAAACAAATTTCTTATCCAAAACACTTAAACGCCCTAATTGTCAACAAACACTTATGAGGGTCCAATTTCTGTTAAATTATTGAGGGATGTCAAAAAGTCTCAAAAGGGTATGTCATAAgagggtaataaataaaataaaggagcCACTTGTAAATATTCTCataagaagtaaaaaaaaacgtcttTTTTTTGTGTTCCTCTAATTGTGCCGGTGTGTGTATATATGATATATAGTAATTTGTAGGtatagatacatacataaacCGTAGTAAGCGCGAGaattatttcttctttaatttCTTATCTGACACTATAGGTACTCCAATGATCCACACAgccaaacaattaaaaaactaaCAACTACCAACAATTCTTTTCCAGCACTATTCCACGAAGGGGGCACAGAAAACTTCAAAACGGCCTTCAGATTATACCGAGGCCCATTCCTTTTAGTCGAGTTCATATTCTTAATCGGCATCAACGTTTACGGATGGCGGTCTTCAGGGGTCAATCACGTCTTAATCTTCGAGTTGGACCCCAGAAATCATCTTTCTGAACAGCATTTAATGGAGTTAGCAGCCATTTTTGGGGTCATTTGGGCTCTTAGTATACTCAGTTTTATATATAGTGCGAGTTTGAGTATACCGCCGTTTGTGAACCCGTTGGCGTTGGTTATAATAATGCTGGCCTTTCTTATGAATCCGCTGAAGGTGTTCCGACATGAAGCAAGGTTCTGGTTTTTGAGGATATGTgtgagtatttattcatttctgttatttttatagcttaaagttaattaagagaggttacatttatatattactCCAAATAATTAACTAGAATAGAAAATATTCTAATCCTGTCAGTGTTGAACTTTATGCgataatttttatcttattcGATGCAGTAGTTTTGTAGCAAAAATACATTGACGAAGTGCTAAGATAGACAGTTTGCTAGTTAAACCCTGGTTTGAACCGTATCCCAGGTTAGCGTTTTAAACCATTTatagtgaaatatatttatctcCGTTACAGAGTAACTGGTCACACCAGTTACCAATATAACTTCATACAAAAACGACCAAGTAAAGTCTTCTTACGATAATCGTTTAGCCGCAAGTCAACATGATTGACTTCTTAATTACAAGCGTTTTACTGTAGCTAATGCACTATTAGTGGACACAGACAAACAATTTGTGCTTATTGAAATGTCGTGACGTAGAAGTAAGATTGTCTGTTGATGTTTTGAGTCTTAAAGTTATGGGGAATATGGTTCAAATtgcaatgttaaaaaaatgtgatgCCCTTGTctaaaattttaacttaataaGTCATTTCGCTTTTGTTTCACACAAGTTGGCTATCCTTCTTTTGTCTATGACAAAGGAAATACAATTATCTACGCTAAACCAAAATTTATGGGAATCggttttgttgttaattttcaatGGGCTCAACCGGTAAAATGCCTAAGTAACAACTAGACGGACAGAATTACCTTACGTAGTTGTGAGATTAttaaacactagccgttttacaGCGGATTCACCCATTGCTGGGGAACTTCTATCCGTACCCGAATATATAGCTTAGAATTATGATGATGTAGAAACTAAATCTTGACACTTTGCTATATGTTAATTACGAATTTCCGcaccaatttattacataaactttttgaaattaatattttgtctcACAAACTCCATATTCTCTATTTCAGGGTCGTATCCTAGCGGCTCCGTTCATGCCGGTGCTGTTCGCTGACTTCTGGCTGGCAGACCAGTGGAACTCCTTCGTGGCGGCCTTCCTCGACTTCCACTATCTCATAGCCTTCTATACTACGGGGAGCGACTGGTTTAATGTTAATGGTAGGTGAAGGTGGCTTATTTTGAAGTTGGCTTATATCATATAAAAGTAGAAAAGGTTTGGTTCTCACAAGGACATAATTTTTAACACCCAAAATAATTGCTTAGGAAATAGTAAGAAATTGAAGTATCTGTGTGTTTTTCTATAGCATCGTATCTCTTAAATTGATAAACggatatttaataaacataGTGGTTGATATAAAGATAATCTGCTAGCCGGtcacatcaaaattaaaatattttttttctgttgcatttaattttacctaacgaacaattgtttaaatattatatttgcaaCACAGACAGCAAATACCTAGGTCAATTTATAGAAGTATAaacctacttaaaataatttaatttattttcaatatatttttataattccaGTAACATTCGAGAAAACGAAATGGTTCATAATAACACGAGCCCTAGTGAACGTAGTGCCGGCATGGACGCGATTCTTCCAATGCCTCCGTCGGTATCGCGACAGCAGGGAAGCTTTCCCGCATCTGGTTAACGCGGGGAAGTACTCCACTACGTTCTTTGTTGTGCTGTTCGCGACGCTCAGGACTTTGTATAGCGGTGAGTAGTGCAAAGattgctgtattttttataataataaattgaccacaaacataataaaagcgATCACAACTTAGTTATTACTGTCTACGCGACATTTTATTTGAGTTAGGTTAGGTGGCTTTAGaaagacttattattttaccCTCAACACCTTAAAGTCAGCTGTCTAATCATCATGCAAGGAAGGAAGCTAAAGAGGGGTTAAGCTGACAAGCTGATAATGTAGTAACAGAAATCAAGAAGTCCAGTGaccattaaaaacattattttgataagTAATCTCTAATGcttaactgaataaaaaaaagttaggtacatatacaacatgtaacgtaattaacgcacaccctcaaacaccccaattagaatattatgttataatcataatacatacactgaatttttaatttaacatgtatatgcattgttatttactaaattagttataccaattcttggagaactttttggtcatactactacgcagtcaaatatcgcgccgcgcgccgctcgactcgacacaacataacgaaactacggaaaaagccgacaatacacgaagtcttattactttgagttacggtctatttgaatttgttttgactgtacagggatAATATggcaataatttccgtagttttaattatttttgggataaaaaatgacctatattaaaaatgatataaatcgattcaataAACGATTctaaacaaactaatttcaggatgtgcgttaattaagttacatgttgtatatgtatTGAGGAA is a genomic window containing:
- the LOC110373564 gene encoding solute carrier family 53 member 1; translated protein: MKFAEHLSAHITPEWRKQYINYEEMKAMLYTAVEEAPSAENVEPEVLSRHFANFDETFFHYCDQELKKINTFYSEKLAEATRKFATLQSELKSHFETIKPKASGDGKKAIPRRKVQELKLAFSEFYLSLILLQNYQNLNYTGFRKILKKHDKLLNVSNGAQWRAEHVETSHFYTNKDIDRLISDTEATVTNDLEGGDRQKAMKKLRVPPLGEQQSPWTTFKVGLFSGSFIVLFITVVLSALFHEGGTENFKTAFRLYRGPFLLVEFIFLIGINVYGWRSSGVNHVLIFELDPRNHLSEQHLMELAAIFGVIWALSILSFIYSASLSIPPFVNPLALVIIMLAFLMNPLKVFRHEARFWFLRICGRILAAPFMPVLFADFWLADQWNSFVAAFLDFHYLIAFYTTGSDWFNVNVTFEKTKWFIITRALVNVVPAWTRFFQCLRRYRDSREAFPHLVNAGKYSTTFFVVLFATLRTLYSDPNSTDAYDNPFLYLWFACQLVSSLYTYTWDVKMDWGLFSCGPNAENKFLREEIVYSPGFYYFAIVEDFVLRFIWTVSFVLTENKLVSGETMTSILAPLEVFRRFIWNFFRLENEHLNNCGKFRAVRDISVAPLDSSDQADIIRMMDQPDGVVNRLTKNKKNAKKTKESDRKPLLKKESIQDMQLELDLSSKML